The Zea mays cultivar B73 chromosome 7, Zm-B73-REFERENCE-NAM-5.0, whole genome shotgun sequence DNA segment TAGGGATCCCAAGCAAACAGCCACTGAAAGTATATATTCATGTCGAAATGTTTTCTTGCGTTCACTATAATATGCCTGGCAGGTTTCCTAGGGATCCCAAGCAAACAGCCACTGAAAGTATATATTCATGTAGAAATGTTTGCTTGCGTTTACTATAATATGGCTCCCTATCAAATCTATATTACATTTAGAATGTCCTGATAAATAAGAGGTGTCAGGATTGCTATCCTTGTATATGGAAGCTGAAACTTGCAGTATGCATGGCTGGATGGTTTGAAATATAGTTTGTggtcttcttttctttcttagtTGGAATACACATCTTGATTTTAGTAGTCATATAACGATATCAATTCATGCCATGCGTCAATCCATATACataattattaattttgatcctgTTTCATCAGTTTCGTAGCAGCAGTGAGACATGTTACGTCTCAAAATCGCCAACTACTTGCCAGATTGAGGTTAGGTCATATACCCACTATGATCTTTGTTGTCTGTTGCTTTACCATACTTATCATATCATTATTATCTTTTTTTACTTCAGTTTCCTATGAGGCCAGAAACTTTTGATGAAGACCCAAATCAACATGATCGACTTCCCAATATAATCATCCAACTCCCTCTTATGCAAGACTTGATGGCAAATAAGATTCAGATGCTTCCTGCACATCAACGCCAGAAGTTCCAAGCTACGTTGATTGATTATGACTTAGAGGTTGGCAAAATATTTGTCTCTATCAAGCAATGTTTGAATACTATTGGTACAAAGCAGTCCAATCTAGCTCCTACATTTGGAGAATTGATTGATGAGGTTCTTCGGGCCGATAAATCTGTTACACCAAATATTGTTAGTATTTAAGCTTTATTTATATATCTTTTCTGTATTGATATCTTGCATTTCATGTTTACATATTCTTATTAACGTATACTTCATATTTTTTGTGCAGCAAGGTCAGACAGTTGTAGGTGGCACAGTTGAAAATGATTCTGGACCAGTATTTGACAAGACTCCTATTGGGAGTGTTTCTGCACCAGGTCTCTTCTTATCTGAATTAGAATGTGCTCGCGCTCTTCGGGCATACTTGTGTTCTAGGTTCATTGAATTGGACAGGTACATAATTTTCAATTTCTTTGACTTGGCatattttttatttctttttaatTCTGATTGAACAACATTGTGGCAATTTGTTGTATGCTCAATCTTTTCTTATGTAGAAATATAATTGACTTTGGTGAACATCGCGCCAATTGTTGTGACATACAATAATCTTTTGCTGATGGCGCATGTCTCGACAacgtgtttatgcaatgtttcattGAGTGTGTCCGCGATGACTGGTCTAAACATATTCCTCCACTCAATGCTCACCAGCTCATTCTAGATGTTAATGTTGGGGTATGACTTCTACATTTATACCTCTTTTTTAAATGCATATCTTTAATGGAAATTACATAATACTTCTCTATCCTATTAGGCTATATTGAACTTTGAGGAGCAGGAGCAACATAGTAAGTCTCCTCGTCCATTTGACCCTTCAGTTTTAGAGAGTTACCTATTGAAGACACTGCCTTCTTTCAAGCAGCTGGATGACTACAAATCAGTTATTTTCTGTTCCTTCACCCTCCACACTCTCACCTCATTTTGCTGCATTTAAATTTTAATCCAATCATCCATTTTGTGTGCATGTAGATAATGGTACCCATGCTACGATCTGGACATTGGACATTGTATGTTGTTAATCTTCAGATTGGACGCATACATGTGTTAGATTCCAAGCCTTATGGACCAGAGATGGGTGGGACTATCTGGAAAAATTACCATTGTATACCTATGGATTTGGGTGATAGGAAGGTTTCATGGGTCAGGTTAATGATGAGTAGGCTCAATCTAGCTATTCAAAATGCTCGACCAAGATCAGCTCTCCCTGCTTTTTTGAAGTACCCTATTGAACTCATGAATAACTGCCCAACAATGCAATTGGGGTCTAATGATTGTGGATTCTTTGTCATGAGATATATGCAGAACTACGACTACATGGTTGGAGCTATGAATGCAGTCATTGATCCGGTACATAATACATAGATAGTTTTTTTTGTTGTTATGACATAATGTATGTAGAGTTATGTCTAACTCACCTTTCCTTATATTTGTTTGCAGGATTATTCAGAGGACATTCGCTCTCTTGTACTGCATTACCTAATATTCCATCGACTAAATAGAAACAGCTTCGTGGTCTCCCACCTGGACAGATTCAAGTTCTCTCAGTAGTAGCCTAGTATAGTTTACTATCTTAATATTAGTATGAACATCATGGTCTGATGGCTTTTGGTGGCTTCAAGTTATCTCAGTTCTAGCTTAGTTTAGGGTAGTGTCACTGAATGGTGTTCATGTAAATATTGGTCTGTTGGCTTATGTTAGGATTCAGATAATACTTATGTCCATATGCAGCTCTTAGCAAACTCTTATATACATCGTACCAGATATGTTTTAGATGGTTATATTTATATATGATAGTTCTGCACTTTATCATTTGTCTTATGGTTTTTATATCTTATTCAGTGATGTTCTTCATTTATATGCTTTCTTTCTAAGTTCATTTATTCAGTCTTTTCAGTTATTCTCTGGATTGATTATGCAAAAACCTGATACTGTTTATGCATATTACTGAATATGTTTATGTTTTTTGTATACTTATTTACTTTATGCGCCTGTTTATCCACCATCATTGTGCTGCTTATCTTTGATCAGTTCTGTTCAATATTTTCAATAATTCCTTGTATTGACTATGCAAAAAATCCGATAATGTTTGCGTATATAAATGAACAGGTTTACCTTGTTTTATGTACTTATTTACTGAATGCGCCTATCTTTGTTTATCCAGTGTTAATGTGTTGCCTATATTTGTTCAGTTATGCATAAATCTGATGCTGTTTATGCATATAACTGAACATGTTTACGATTATTCATTTAGTATTTTTGTTTGGCGCCAGCCCCTACATATTGACTTCATTTCGCTGGATATTTGATTCTTTCAACATAATTACTGTATGAGATTCAGTGAATATATGATTATATATCCAAACAAACCCATCAGTAGCATATCTCATAACAAATAATTACGTCGCATTAATAGATATAATCCATACAGTGAGCTTTTAATGTAAATATTCATAATCATCAAATAGTatcatgatcataacatttcaataTCATCCATTATTTATGTATAAATGTTTTACAATTCTGCCAAATTATCGTCATCCGAACCATGTTCTTCAGAATCAGTATGTTTATGTTTTTTTGATGTGGATGTCTCATTCCACTGTGGGGCCATTGTTGAATTTTTGTTTCTAGACCCAGGCGGTCGTCCTCTTTTTCTATCGGCAAGGCTAGCCAATTTAACCCTATTTTCCTCTACAGACAAGCAGGTTCGAATGTTGTGTCCATCAGCAATGCCACATTTTTGGCACTTTCgagtcttcttcttttctcctttcGCACCCAGTTTTAGAACTCTTTGTTCACTAGTTTTTATTGTCCTTCCCTTTGACATTGCATTAATTGGACGCAATAAGCTTATGCCATCTACATCATATTCCAGTCTCTACATGCCATACAAAGAAGTATGTTATGATGCCAAATTATAAATAGTTACTACCATTAAATATACATAATATCTACAATTTAATAAATTTAGATTTCATACCTTTCTAACATCTCCATATTGTGTTCCTTCACAATCATCATTTCCAACAAGCGTCATTTGCAGTTCAGATTGATGATGTGCATCAATATTTAAGCCTCCATCCTACTCATTAGTGCATTATAGTCAATTTTACAAATAAGGTATAAATCATCCCATTTGTTTGCACTATACATAAATTACATTGTTTTTTGCCATAATATTACCTGTTGTCGTGAATGTACTGCCACATGCTCCTCGTTATCACATTGCGATACATGTTCATCTCCAGCGTTTCCAACATCATCCTCTTCGCCCTGCAACGTTTAATTTTTACAATTAGCAATAATTAAGTTTTGAATAAAATTTTCAACAATTTTATATAAAAGAACACCCACGTGGTTGCTCTCTCCAGTAGTTGCACCTCCAGCATTTTCACATCCTATATCTGGCTCTAAACGCCCAAGCATCTCCAACAGTTCATCCATTGTGTCCAAAGCCTTATCACTCCCTGCCTTTGACATACTAGCTTGGTTTACTACCTTCATTGCCTTTTTAAGCAACATTTTTTGCCTATATGATTTTGTTTCTCCATCTTTTCCACTCATTTTCCTGTCATCGCTTGAAAATTCCACATCTTGCTTAGCTGAGTATGTGTAACGCTGTAGAATGTATTCCTTAGGTATCCTCTCTAGTTGAATGTGCATGAATGTTCGGATTAGATGCACACAAAATAGTCCTACATTTAAACAAGGGTGCAACATTTCACATTCAGCTTTAATTATTATCGTATAAATAATATGACGTTATTTCTTAACTCTTGCTTACCTGTGTGTTCCCACTGTTTGCATTCACATTTAAACTTTCCTGCCTCTACATCTGCATTCACTTTGAATTGGTGTTGCCCCCACACGATTCTTTTTGATCTTGATGTATGCTGCACCAACCAATCATTTGCGCCTCCATCTGGATCAAGTGTTATCCTATATGCAGTAGCGTATTTTATTGACTCCTCGAATCTATTCATCACAGCCCTGGTGTATGCCCTTGCAACCCTAATTTCGAACATATATAGAGTTGTGGTTTCTTTTTGACCCTGCATATAAAATAATTAGTTATGTCGTGCGAGCCTACTAAATAGTATAATGCATAAATAATATTACATACCATACATCCTAGTGTTTCCTTTCCTTCTTGCATCTTCCTGCTATGCAGTAGTTTCAACATTTGCTTAGCAAACTCATGAAGTGGGGTGTTTGAATCTACATGAGCGCTCTTCACGAGTTTGTTCATGCTCTCGCTACGTTGCGTAGACACCATAAGCCCACAATAGTCATGTTTGAAAAAAAAACAGGTATCCACTCCTTACGCATTGCATATAATTTTCTAAGTGTTCCATCTTCATGCAGGTTGAATTCATCAATCAACAATTTCCATGCAGCCTCAAACTCTATTTCAGTCAATGGATGATGTACTATAGACTGGAATTTTGTCTTAAAATCCGCTTCAGCATATCGTGCATACAACTCATTTAGAAATGGCATGTACCTATTTTGCACATGCCATAGACACAACCTGTGGACTGTGTTTGGGAAGACCCGACGTAATGCCACTGAcattgcaggatcttgatctgTAAATATTCATTGTctgacattattatatgcatattTTTATGCAAACATTGTATGTTACATAACAAAACAAGACTCACATGCATTGTAAATACGCACAAGATATTGAATTTATATTGCATGTACTTCGAGTTTATAGTCATTATATCTACATAAATCATACCTGTCAACATGACTCTTGGTCCTTCAGTCCCCATGCATGTCTTGAATGCATTAAATACCCACTCGAATGTTTCAACAGTTTCATCTCCCAATAATGAGAACCCAAACACTGTGCATTGTAGGTGTTGGTTTGCACCAACAAACATTCCTAGGGGTTTTCCATACAAATTAGTCTTATGAGTTGTATCAAAGGTAACTGCATCCCCAAAATCAACATACTCTCCTTGCTGACTAGCATGAGACCAAAAAATACTCAATATTTTTCCTTCGCTGTCTAACCGTAAATCAgagaaaaattgtggattatccCTTTTGCATAATGAAAAAAAGCCAAAAGCTTAGACACATCATTGGCATTCTTTTCTCGTTGCTTTGCCTGTTTCCTGTATATTTCAACAAAAAATTATAATTTTTACTCATTAACTTGAAATGGATTTTAAAATTTATATAATAGATACATAAAGAAAATGATTCTTACAAATTAGCAATGTCCTTTGCTGTAATTGGTACGTTTTCTGGACCACCATGCATCTCAGACACGAAGTCCATGATACAGTGTTGCGGGATTCTGCTTTGCTGCATTGAACTGAGAAACTCCATGTACTCAGGATCATGAGTCTTGTTGCATTGTAGGTGTTTCTTTACAGTATCCTTCTTAATGAATTCATGATTATGTTCTAAGTGCACCAGATCGATTCTTACGGCTACAATATTTTCTTTTGAGTCATCATAGATTTTTTTTAGTTTCAAACCAGCCTTGCATTGTGTTCTCCTCGATGATGTATTACGGATTCTAGGATTACTAGCTAACCTTTCTGTATTTCTaccctccattgaacaatttaACCACTTACAGTTCTTTCTCTCCCTATACTTTTTAAGTGGAAAACCAACCTCATATGCGTAACGACTGTAAAAATTGTATGCCTCATCGACATTTCCAAATGTCATACCGATCGTAGGCACCATTGTTGGATCAATACTTTCAGGCTGTGAATTAACATAATCATAAATACAATTAATTTTATATTAGTTACAGTCTTAATGTTATTTAAATTGTATAATTGACATAACCAAAGATAAATAACTTACATGACTTCGGAGGATATTAGGTGTATCTTGTTCATGATCACTAATGGTCCTCATAGGCACCATTTGATTTACTGTTACCATTGTTTCAATTACTGTTGTATTGCCATCATTGACCCCTGGCGCTCGTAATTCTGCAGGTGGTGTTACTATATTTATCCGTGGACTCGCACCACAGTTTGGAGATATAATTCTTGAGGTGGGCGCTGCTGGTAGACCACTGCATGTGTCTGCAAGCCGGCCATCATATTTGTCTAATTATTTTATGAACTGAAGTAATAATTCAATTGCAAATGTACCTGGTGCAGCTCTGTGCAATGACGCAGAATTATCATCGCCTGCTTCTTCTTCTCTGTCGTCATCCATTGAAAAAAATGCAATACAATCAGCCGCCACGTTCCTTTTTATATGCCCTGAGCTAACCAATTTCGTGTACACGGTTTACGCTATTTAGTTCGGTCAATTACGTACTATAAAGTTTGTTCCTGCATGCCAGGAGATATTGTCGGACTTGTGATAACAACTCGAGAGAATTTATCGCGGTTTGTTGAAACATATTTATATTTACTGAAGTATATGCAACCAGTTACACAATTGTATGTACATATTTATGCCTCGCGTTTCTGCTTACGTGCATGCTGGGCGATATTTTCGGGAGGCTTCGATTATCGTTCGCGATTTTATCGCTTATATCATTTTACGCTAAAATACACAAGGGTTTACGATCTCTTGTCTTATGATTTACGCTGTGGTTCGACCAGACCATAAACCGCCGAACAAACCTGCGCTCTGACCGATTTCGTCTAATTGGCTGGGGCTTCCCGATACTAATGGAAGCCCTAGGCTTCCATTAGTtcgtccatatatatatatatatatatatatatatatatatatatatatatacactaggtatatgcccgtgcgttgctacggaatcaatatgataaaatCTATAGATATGTAAAAACACTAATTGTTATTCTATATTCTTGCTAGCATCACTCATATTGGATGTTTACATACTTAAAAGATATAACAAAGTGTCTGTTCATTGCTATAGAGATGAGTGTGAATGTGGTTTCAAGGAAACAACCATACAATGCAATACTAAAATAGAAAATAACAATTAAAAATCTACAACAAAACATAACATAAAGATAAATAATGTATGAAACACGCCATCGTGGAATAACATCTTTACTCTTTGTTGATGGTTCCAAGTGCAGAAGTAGAACTTACTGAAAAATAAAACAAGTAAATATAAGAAATATGTAAATAAGGTAATGTAAAGTAATTTTGAGAATAAGAAATAGGCACATGAAGAACAAGATTGTACGTGCAATTCAACTTATCGTCTAGTTCCAAGCTAAAAGTGCAGATGTCATCTTATGTTTACACTTGCACAAAGGTGGGAGGAGCTGTAGTGCTGCATCTCACCTTACACACCAGAATGAGACATACCGGAAGAAATAATAACCACCGGGCAAGCAATTAATTAAGTAGAACACTGAGTCATCTACTTCATTCATTCGTTGTTCAAGAATAGGCTTCAAGAATTTGTTCCAGGATTATAACGGATGTTTTCACGAATTCATATGATCAATGGAACCAATTGCTGTTAAGCCAGGGCTTATAGCAAATAGCAGAACCAATAGAATTAGCCAGCTTGAGGGAAGAATCACTGCAAAAAAAATATAGTCTAAGTATTTCTCGACAATATTCAGATGATTTTATCAGACCCAAATATGAGAAAAAGAACTTCCAGATGACACTCCCATTGCGCCTGCAAGTCACAATCTGCAATGCATGGATTTTGATACTATGATATGCACATAAGTAGATGAATACTATTGTAAGTATTGACTTAAAATATCCAGATTTAGTAGATAAATTTGTTTTAGATGACACTTCCATTGCACCTGCAAGAACTTGCAATTCATGGATTTTTATACTATGATCTCCACATATGCAGATGAGCCAAAGTATGTGTTTTCTGTGCTCGATTTAACAGTTTAATTGCCTCCAGTAGCATCTTCCTGAGCTAGGACATAAAATAGTTCGTAGATTCTTTGTTTGATAGCTTCTCAATCTTGTATGTGAATCTACCAGCTACCATGCATACCAGGACTGGGTTTTGTGAAGGTTGAGAAAGTAGCCACATACACTTGATGTTGGGGGCGATACTACCTAGCACTTCAACGTTGGGCCAAAATATGGTGTTGAACTTGAGAGCCATATTTTTCTTGATGCCATGCCAAGATCAACAATTGCTAAAAGAGTGAAAGCTTCTGTTTTTGTAGCTCAGGTTCGAACCTGATGATGTTTGCCTTAGCTACACCGAGAGGGATGATTATTATAGCAGCATCTGCACCAAAACTTGCCCCATATTCTACACAAACAATTACCTTATTATAACACTATGTGTGTGATCAGTGAACTAAGACGCTGTCTCACCCATAACTGTATATTGTTAGCTTGTATATGTGATAAACACAGATACCTATAGTTATTGACATGCAAGGACATAAAATGACTAAGCATACATGTTTGCATGATTTGACCAGAATAATGTACACAATGAACACATAAATGGATGTTTAGAGCTCAAACCAATTATAACTCATTACAGGTTTGTCACAGCTAAAATTTAACATTTTATTTGGTTCATTCTGGAATCGAAGGGTCCTCCTATGTTCCATTAAGATTGTCCTTGCCCAAAAATCTTTTGTCTGGAT contains these protein-coding regions:
- the LOC109940827 gene encoding uncharacterized protein; the encoded protein is MQCFIECVRDDWSKHIPPLNAHQLILDVNVGAILNFEEQEQHSKSPRPFDPSVLESYLLKTLPSFKQLDDYKSIMVPMLRSGHWTLYVVNLQIGRIHVLDSKPYGPEMGGTIWKNYHCIPMDLGDRKVSWVRLMMSRLNLAIQNARPRSALPAFLKYPIELMNNCPTMQLGSNDCGFFVMRYMQNYDYMVGAMNAVIDPDYSEDIRSLVLHYLIFHRLNRNSFVVSHLDRFKFSQ